One genomic segment of Lewinellaceae bacterium includes these proteins:
- the nudK gene encoding GDP-mannose pyrophosphatase NudK, with amino-acid sequence MQNDRVKIQKKEILSDNWYVLNKVTYDYQKKNGEWESQTREAYDRGNGATILLYNRLKKTVILTRQFRLPTYINGNDNGLLIEACAGLLDKDNPEDCIRKETEEETGYRISKVTKIFESYMSPGSVTEVLYFFVAEYDQEMKVSEGGGLMEEQENIEVLELDFEDAYHLIHTGEIKDAKTIILLQYAKINHLV; translated from the coding sequence ATGCAGAACGATAGGGTAAAGATCCAAAAAAAGGAAATCCTCTCCGATAATTGGTATGTCCTGAATAAAGTGACCTACGACTATCAGAAAAAGAATGGAGAATGGGAGTCGCAAACCAGGGAGGCATATGACCGGGGCAATGGAGCCACCATACTGCTCTACAACCGGCTTAAAAAAACGGTAATTCTTACCCGGCAATTCCGGTTGCCTACTTACATAAATGGAAACGATAATGGGTTGTTAATTGAAGCCTGTGCCGGATTATTGGATAAAGACAATCCGGAAGATTGCATTCGAAAAGAAACAGAAGAAGAGACGGGGTACCGCATAAGTAAAGTGACGAAGATATTTGAGTCTTACATGTCACCAGGCTCCGTGACTGAAGTTCTGTATTTTTTTGTCGCCGAATACGACCAGGAAATGAAAGTTAGTGAGGGAGGCGGTTTAATGGAAGAACAAGAAAATATTGAAGTCCTGGAGTTGGATTTTGAGGATGCCTATCATTTGATCCATACGGGAGAGATTAAGGATGCAAAAACGATCATCCTGCTGCAATATGCCAAAATCAATCATCTGGTTTAA
- a CDS encoding 2OG-Fe(II) oxygenase: MHDTWTFSAESPLWDQLGGDGYSLIDAFLSAEEVERSLDLIHRREEEDRFQSAGIGTLGDYQKNRVIRNDYICWLDPSLPDHPLQFFFDRIRELIQGLNRYCYLGLQDFEFHLAYYPAGSYYRKHLDSFRGRHNRIITVVCYLNQHWTRGDGGELVIYPEQGDSIMVEPIAGRAAVFLSETIPHEVLEAHQPRFSITGWLTKTPLGTGFLHQQSL; the protein is encoded by the coding sequence ATGCACGACACATGGACATTCAGCGCTGAAAGCCCCCTATGGGATCAGCTTGGCGGTGATGGTTACAGCCTCATCGATGCCTTTCTTTCAGCAGAAGAAGTGGAGCGATCTCTTGACCTGATCCACCGGCGGGAAGAAGAAGACCGCTTTCAATCTGCCGGTATAGGTACGCTGGGAGACTACCAGAAGAACCGGGTCATCCGGAATGACTACATCTGCTGGCTGGATCCTTCCCTGCCGGACCATCCACTCCAATTTTTCTTTGACCGCATCCGGGAGCTTATTCAGGGGCTGAACCGGTACTGCTACCTTGGTCTGCAGGATTTTGAATTTCATCTGGCTTATTATCCGGCCGGATCCTATTACCGCAAGCACCTGGATTCTTTTCGGGGGCGTCATAACCGCATCATAACGGTAGTCTGTTATTTGAATCAGCACTGGACGCGGGGTGACGGTGGAGAATTGGTGATCTATCCGGAGCAGGGCGACAGCATCATGGTAGAGCCCATTGCCGGGAGGGCAGCCGTTTTTTTGAGTGAAACGATACCGCATGAGGTGCTGGAAGCCCACCAGCCACGCTTCAGCATCACCGGATGGTTAACCAAGACCCCGCTGGGAACAGGATTCCTTCACCAGCAGTCGCTCTGA
- a CDS encoding GyrI-like domain-containing protein, whose product MEIILDKLHLTIYGFGAKAPDKNYSATAFALSNKMWNVVKAKGLENRGKNIWVYGNSGTVFTGVELIDTPRVDVGLEKMTLTLDKHASFMHTGPYHHLKEAWERMALELNMLGYHATSPSIEIYGHWSADESKLETELIMGIL is encoded by the coding sequence ATGGAAATAATACTTGATAAATTGCATCTTACCATTTATGGATTTGGTGCTAAAGCTCCGGATAAAAATTATTCGGCAACCGCATTTGCTTTAAGCAATAAGATGTGGAATGTCGTTAAAGCAAAGGGTCTGGAAAACAGAGGAAAAAACATCTGGGTTTATGGTAATTCCGGTACTGTATTTACCGGAGTTGAACTCATTGATACTCCCCGTGTCGATGTCGGACTGGAAAAAATGACCCTGACGCTTGATAAGCATGCCTCCTTTATGCATACCGGCCCCTATCATCACCTAAAAGAAGCCTGGGAAAGAATGGCCCTTGAACTCAACATGCTGGGCTATCATGCGACCAGCCCATCCATCGAAATTTACGGACACTGGTCAGCGGATGAAAGCAAACTCGAAACAGAACTAATCATGGGTATCCTCTGA
- a CDS encoding TetR/AcrR family transcriptional regulator, translating to MSVSIKVEIDAPVFLRDPQDTKLGRNIIRHSISMIDELGLESFTFKKLAEQIGCTEASVYRYFENKHALLVYLVSWYWEWLRHRLSYNTMNIKEAGQKLKIVIKTITDTIQMALPPDYIDREALHRIVITEGTKAYHSKAVDEENQKGHFETYKHLCQEIAEIIKEVNPKFPYPQALSSNLLEMANHYTYFAQHIPALTDITLIAGNMEPLEGLLNYFAFKLLGNS from the coding sequence ATGAGCGTTTCCATCAAGGTGGAGATTGATGCTCCCGTTTTTTTGCGAGATCCGCAGGATACGAAATTGGGTCGCAACATCATCCGGCATAGCATCAGTATGATAGATGAACTGGGTCTGGAGTCGTTTACCTTCAAGAAGTTAGCGGAACAGATCGGTTGTACAGAAGCTTCCGTATACCGTTATTTTGAAAATAAGCATGCCCTGCTGGTCTATCTGGTCTCCTGGTACTGGGAATGGCTGCGACACCGCCTCAGCTACAACACGATGAACATCAAGGAGGCCGGGCAAAAACTGAAGATCGTCATCAAGACCATCACCGATACCATTCAGATGGCCCTGCCACCGGACTACATCGACCGGGAAGCCCTTCACCGCATTGTGATCACCGAAGGCACCAAGGCTTATCACAGCAAGGCGGTCGATGAAGAAAACCAGAAAGGCCACTTTGAGACGTATAAGCACCTGTGCCAGGAGATCGCAGAGATCATCAAAGAAGTCAACCCCAAATTCCCCTACCCCCAGGCGCTGTCCAGCAACCTGCTGGAGATGGCCAATCACTATACTTACTTTGCCCAGCACATCCCGGCGCTTACTGACATCACCCTGATCGCCGGCAACATGGAACCGCTGGAAGGTCTGTTAAATTATTTTGCATTTAAACTGCTGGGTAATTCCTGA